A region from the Pirellulaceae bacterium genome encodes:
- the uvrA gene encoding excinuclease ABC subunit UvrA gives MASKVVPANSDSVTTNGHVQIRGARVHNLKNLSLTVPRNRFVVITGPSGSGKSSLAFDTLYAEGQRQYVESLSVYARQFLDQMQRPDVDLIEGLQPTICIDQRSGQMNRRSTVATVTEIYDYLRLLMARLGSPHCYRCGREIKQQAAEQIQDRLMQMPEGTKVMIMAPMVRGRKGAHKDIFARIRKAGFVRARVDSAVVDLENVPELAPRKVHHIDAVVDRVIIRPGVTARVGESIRLAIHHGEGLVVACYLTPEEEASGKNPMPWTNELFSTDYACADCNLSYEELEPRTFSFNSPYGACPVCEGLGVIDEFDPELVIPDADRSIDSGAIEPWRSLSRSALAKQLKQCEAFFKANRVDVAQPVSEWSSKLFEKFLTGDQKKFVGLLILLEKEYSTATNKKRLTHLETFRGIVSCQACNGSRLRPEATSVLLNGKGINEIVALSIQKSRDFFGGLSFLDEEWDIARPLLNEINNRLKFLDKVGVGYLTLDRPTETLSGGELQRVRLATSIGSGLVGVCYILDEPSIGLHHRDNQRLIEALRELQSLGNTVLVVEHDEAMMRQADQLIDMGPGAGDRGGFLVSQGTPADVSADPNSTTGVYLSGVKEIPVPKKRRRTAKTRSLTIEGARINNLKEVSVRIPLGALVCISGVSGSGKSSLINETFAPALIRRLGGMAPKPGPHKSLRGASQIDKVVPIDQSPIGRTPRSNPATYTGVFDEIRKIFAGTREAKQRGFGVGRFSFNVKGGRCEACQGQGVQKIEMNFLPDLYVTCDECQGARFNRQTLRVHYRGRSIADVLDMRIADAVEFFENFSTTARLLQTLLDVGLGYLPLGQPSTTLSGGEAQRIKLATELARVDTGKTLYLLDEPTTGLHFVDIQRLLGVLNRLVEKGNTVVVIEHNLDVIKAADWVIDMGPEGGDAGGAVVASGTPEQLANVEASWTGKALRELFAV, from the coding sequence ATGGCGTCGAAAGTCGTGCCAGCCAACAGCGATTCGGTCACAACGAACGGGCATGTGCAGATTCGTGGGGCTCGCGTTCATAATTTGAAGAATCTGAGCCTCACTGTTCCGCGAAATCGCTTTGTCGTGATCACAGGGCCGAGTGGGTCAGGCAAGAGTTCGTTGGCCTTTGACACGTTGTATGCGGAAGGGCAGCGACAATATGTCGAAAGCCTCTCGGTTTATGCAAGACAGTTTCTCGATCAAATGCAGCGGCCAGATGTTGATTTGATCGAAGGGCTGCAGCCGACAATTTGTATCGATCAGCGTTCCGGCCAAATGAATCGGCGCAGTACGGTGGCGACGGTCACCGAGATTTATGATTATCTGCGACTGCTGATGGCCCGGTTGGGGAGTCCGCACTGCTACCGCTGTGGTCGAGAGATCAAGCAACAGGCTGCTGAGCAGATTCAGGATCGCCTCATGCAAATGCCTGAGGGCACGAAGGTCATGATCATGGCTCCGATGGTCCGCGGTCGCAAAGGCGCTCACAAAGATATTTTTGCTCGGATTCGAAAAGCTGGATTTGTGCGAGCGCGCGTCGACAGTGCGGTGGTGGATCTCGAGAATGTTCCTGAATTGGCTCCTCGTAAAGTTCATCATATTGATGCGGTCGTTGATCGTGTGATCATTCGGCCAGGTGTCACGGCGCGGGTGGGTGAGTCAATACGATTGGCGATTCATCATGGCGAAGGTTTGGTTGTTGCCTGCTACTTGACTCCCGAGGAAGAAGCCTCGGGAAAGAATCCGATGCCCTGGACAAACGAATTGTTCAGTACCGATTATGCGTGCGCTGACTGTAATTTGAGTTACGAGGAGTTGGAGCCACGCACTTTTAGTTTTAACAGTCCCTATGGAGCCTGCCCGGTTTGTGAGGGGTTGGGGGTCATTGATGAGTTTGATCCAGAACTCGTAATACCCGATGCAGATCGATCGATCGATTCGGGCGCCATCGAACCTTGGCGAAGTTTGAGCCGTTCCGCACTGGCCAAACAACTCAAACAATGTGAAGCGTTCTTTAAAGCCAATCGGGTCGACGTCGCGCAGCCAGTCTCGGAATGGAGCTCCAAGCTGTTCGAAAAGTTTTTGACGGGCGATCAGAAGAAGTTTGTTGGTTTATTGATCTTGTTGGAAAAGGAGTATTCCACGGCAACCAACAAGAAACGTTTGACGCATTTGGAAACGTTTCGTGGCATTGTTAGTTGCCAAGCTTGTAACGGGTCACGTTTGCGTCCTGAGGCCACCAGCGTTCTTCTAAATGGAAAGGGTATCAATGAAATTGTTGCCTTGTCGATTCAGAAAAGTCGAGATTTTTTCGGGGGTTTGTCGTTTTTAGATGAGGAATGGGATATTGCACGGCCGCTTTTGAACGAGATCAACAACCGGCTCAAGTTTTTGGACAAGGTGGGTGTTGGTTATCTAACGCTCGATCGACCCACGGAAACATTAAGTGGAGGTGAGCTGCAACGGGTGCGGCTAGCGACAAGCATTGGATCGGGGCTTGTCGGTGTCTGTTACATTTTGGATGAGCCGTCGATCGGACTGCATCATCGTGACAATCAGCGGTTGATTGAAGCGCTGCGAGAATTGCAGTCACTCGGCAATACCGTATTAGTGGTTGAGCATGATGAGGCCATGATGCGGCAAGCCGATCAATTGATTGATATGGGGCCAGGCGCAGGAGACCGAGGTGGTTTTCTTGTTTCGCAAGGGACGCCGGCCGATGTGAGTGCTGATCCCAACTCAACCACGGGTGTCTACTTGTCCGGTGTGAAGGAGATACCCGTGCCAAAAAAACGGCGACGCACGGCGAAGACTCGATCGCTGACGATCGAAGGGGCTCGGATCAACAATCTTAAAGAAGTCAGTGTGAGAATCCCCCTGGGAGCTCTCGTCTGTATCAGCGGGGTAAGCGGTTCCGGAAAGAGTTCATTGATCAACGAGACATTCGCCCCCGCGCTGATTCGGCGCTTGGGGGGGATGGCTCCTAAGCCCGGACCTCACAAAAGTTTGCGAGGTGCAAGTCAGATTGACAAGGTCGTGCCCATCGACCAATCTCCGATCGGTCGTACACCCCGCAGTAATCCGGCCACTTACACAGGCGTCTTCGACGAGATTCGCAAAATCTTCGCCGGCACACGCGAAGCCAAGCAGCGTGGGTTTGGTGTGGGTCGATTTAGTTTTAACGTCAAAGGCGGGCGCTGCGAGGCATGCCAAGGGCAGGGCGTGCAGAAAATTGAAATGAACTTTTTGCCTGACTTGTACGTTACCTGCGACGAATGTCAGGGAGCAAGGTTCAATCGTCAAACGCTTCGAGTCCATTATCGAGGGCGTTCGATCGCCGATGTGCTTGATATGAGGATCGCCGATGCGGTTGAGTTCTTCGAGAATTTTTCCACGACAGCGCGGTTGCTGCAAACACTGCTGGACGTTGGACTCGGCTATCTGCCGTTAGGACAGCCTTCGACAACGCTATCTGGCGGCGAGGCTCAGCGAATCAAGCTGGCTACCGAATTAGCGCGTGTCGACACGGGAAAAACGCTCTATCTATTGGATGAACCGACCACCGGACTCCATTTTGTCGATATCCAGAGATTGTTGGGCGTGCTGAACCGCCTCGTCGAAAAAGGGAATACGGTTGTTGTGATTGAGCACAATTTGGATGTGATTAAGGCGGCTGACTGGGTGATCGACATGGGGCCTGAAGGGGGAGATGCGGGGGGCGCCGTGGTCGCCTCCGGGACTCCCGAACAGCTGGCGAACGTAGAAGCCAGTTGGACGGGTAAGGCCCTTCGCGAGTTGTTCGCAGTTTGA
- the gap gene encoding type I glyceraldehyde-3-phosphate dehydrogenase produces the protein MAVRVAINGFGRIGRLTFRNMIARGDEFEIVGINDLTNNKTLATLLKYDSTHGRFSGTVDYDDENLIVDGKKIRVFEVRNPAELPWGDLGVDVVVESTGVFTARKSDSKPGYDSHLDAGAKRVVISAPAKDEPDLTVVLGVNDDKLTADMKCISNASCTTNCLAPVAKVLQDSFGIERGLMTTVHAYTNDQRVQDMPHSDLYRARAAAQNIIPTTTGAAKAVGLVIPELQGKLTGIAMRVPVVTGSVVDLTADLTKKASADDINAAVKAAAEGPLKGILYYTEDPIVSSDIIGDPHSSIFAAPFTQALHDQMIKIVSWYDNEWGYSSRTTDLVARFGKM, from the coding sequence GTGGCAGTTCGCGTAGCAATTAACGGTTTCGGACGCATCGGTCGACTCACATTTCGCAACATGATCGCTCGCGGAGACGAGTTTGAGATTGTTGGCATCAACGACCTTACCAACAACAAGACCCTTGCCACGCTCTTGAAGTACGACAGTACTCATGGCCGGTTTAGCGGCACTGTCGATTATGACGACGAAAACCTGATTGTCGACGGCAAGAAGATTCGAGTCTTCGAGGTCCGAAATCCGGCTGAACTCCCCTGGGGTGACTTGGGAGTCGACGTTGTTGTCGAAAGTACGGGTGTGTTCACGGCTCGTAAATCGGATAGCAAGCCTGGCTATGACTCGCATCTGGACGCCGGTGCCAAACGGGTTGTAATCAGTGCACCCGCCAAGGACGAACCTGACTTGACCGTCGTGTTGGGCGTCAACGACGACAAGCTGACCGCCGATATGAAATGTATTTCGAATGCAAGTTGCACAACCAACTGCTTGGCTCCAGTTGCGAAAGTGCTGCAGGATTCATTCGGCATTGAGCGGGGTCTGATGACGACCGTGCATGCTTATACGAATGACCAGCGCGTTCAAGACATGCCACACAGCGATCTCTATCGTGCTCGAGCAGCTGCCCAAAACATCATCCCCACGACCACCGGTGCTGCGAAAGCTGTCGGATTGGTCATTCCGGAGCTGCAAGGCAAACTAACCGGTATCGCCATGCGAGTTCCCGTTGTGACGGGCAGCGTCGTCGATCTCACTGCAGACCTGACGAAAAAAGCTTCGGCGGACGACATCAATGCGGCCGTCAAGGCAGCTGCTGAGGGCCCCTTGAAAGGCATTCTCTACTACACCGAGGATCCGATCGTCTCCAGCGACATCATTGGCGATCCGCACAGCTCCATTTTTGCCGCACCATTCACGCAAGCCCTGCACGATCAAATGATTAAGATCGTGAGCTGGTATGACAACGAATGGGGCTACAGCAGCCGAACGACCGACTTGGTCGCTCGATTTGGCAAAATGTAG
- a CDS encoding sulfatase-like hydrolase/transferase: protein MIKKSYRVACERPLFRWSSRVALLLTVISCASSVGAAPERPNMLVILVDDLGYGDLSSYGAKDLQSPQIDRLMKRGLRFDNFYANCPVCSPTRASLLTGCYPELVGVPGVIRTRAANSWGYMSPNAILLPELLKSVGYDTAIIGKWHLGLEAPNRPRDRGFDLFHGYLGDMMDDYYTHRRHGINYMRCNEEEIDPSGHATDLFTQWSCDYLRSREGEDRPFCLYLAYNAPHTPIQPPADWLQRVKSREAGIDPKRAKLVALIEHMDQSIGKVLGCLEECGLSNDTLIVFTSDNGGQLNVGAQNGNHRDGKQSMYEGGLKVPTCVVWPGQIQAGTRTDNIGLTMDLLPTLCEIAGVELKHSIDGISLVPTLMGKPQVTGNRDLFFHRREGGDRYGGLTIQALRQGKWKLLQNSPFSPLELYDLETDPLEASDRAVDESAVFRKMSAVLRAHIQRGGAVPWQKFEPSSFSEPVQNPAGE from the coding sequence ATGATTAAAAAATCATATCGCGTTGCATGCGAGCGTCCCTTATTTCGATGGTCTTCTCGGGTTGCGCTGTTGCTGACCGTCATCTCTTGTGCATCTTCGGTGGGGGCAGCACCCGAACGGCCAAACATGCTCGTGATTTTGGTCGATGATTTGGGATATGGAGATTTGAGTTCCTACGGGGCCAAGGATCTTCAATCACCCCAGATCGACCGATTGATGAAGCGTGGATTGAGATTTGACAATTTTTATGCGAACTGTCCGGTTTGCTCTCCGACCCGTGCCTCGCTGTTGACGGGATGTTATCCGGAGCTTGTAGGGGTGCCGGGTGTCATTCGAACGCGCGCCGCAAATAGCTGGGGATATATGAGCCCCAATGCGATACTGTTGCCAGAGTTATTGAAGTCGGTTGGCTACGACACGGCGATTATCGGCAAATGGCATTTGGGTTTAGAAGCGCCCAATCGTCCTCGGGATCGTGGATTTGATCTGTTCCACGGATACCTGGGGGACATGATGGACGATTATTACACGCACCGTCGACACGGAATTAATTACATGCGATGTAATGAAGAAGAGATCGATCCTTCGGGACACGCCACGGATTTGTTCACGCAGTGGTCTTGTGATTATTTGCGATCTCGTGAGGGTGAAGATCGACCCTTCTGTCTTTATCTCGCCTATAACGCCCCGCATACACCGATCCAGCCTCCTGCTGATTGGTTACAACGTGTGAAATCACGAGAAGCAGGGATTGATCCCAAGCGAGCCAAGCTTGTCGCCTTAATTGAACACATGGATCAATCAATCGGGAAGGTATTAGGGTGTTTGGAAGAATGCGGGTTGTCTAATGACACGCTGATCGTATTCACTTCTGACAATGGCGGGCAACTGAATGTTGGTGCCCAAAATGGTAATCATCGGGATGGCAAACAGAGTATGTATGAGGGTGGACTGAAAGTGCCAACCTGTGTCGTCTGGCCGGGGCAGATTCAAGCAGGAACACGCACCGATAACATTGGCCTCACCATGGATCTGTTGCCGACTCTTTGCGAAATCGCGGGTGTGGAATTGAAGCATTCCATCGATGGGATATCGCTCGTTCCTACGCTGATGGGTAAGCCGCAAGTGACTGGGAATCGAGATCTGTTCTTTCATCGCCGAGAAGGGGGAGATCGATATGGCGGTCTCACGATTCAGGCCTTGCGACAGGGCAAGTGGAAGCTGTTACAAAATAGTCCGTTTTCTCCGCTGGAGCTCTACGATTTAGAAACGGATCCCCTTGAAGCCAGCGATCGAGCCGTGGATGAATCAGCCGTCTTTCGCAAGATGTCTGCTGTGTTGCGAGCCCATATCCAACGTGGTGGAGCCGTTCCGTGGCAGAAGTTCGAACCGTCTTCGTTCTCAGAACCCGTTCAGAATCCGGCTGGGGAGTGA
- a CDS encoding NADPH:quinone reductase → MKAAYIEQTGAPDQIKFGDLPDPELSGNQVLIETKAVAVNPIDTYLRNGAGYWEMPMPFILGCDVAGEVVSCGPEATRFREGDRVWGSNQGLLGRQGTFAEYSAIDECWLYPTQDDVSDEDAAACALVGITAHLGLFRDAKLQSAEKIFVQGGSGGVGSMVVQMAKAIGARVITTAGSAEKVAICRELGADVVINYREQDVVAETLEFAPQGVNVVWETKREPDFDQLTSLLAERGRLILMAGRDARPEFPVGPFYVKGCSLHGFVMFKATPEEQQHCAKDINHWLDQGAIRSRIGHRFQLSETAAAHTLQEANTLHQAETLAGKIVLRP, encoded by the coding sequence GTGAAGGCCGCATATATTGAACAAACAGGTGCCCCCGATCAAATCAAATTTGGGGATCTACCCGACCCAGAACTTTCAGGAAACCAAGTTCTTATTGAAACTAAAGCAGTTGCGGTTAATCCGATCGACACCTACTTACGTAACGGCGCTGGTTACTGGGAAATGCCAATGCCATTTATTCTGGGCTGCGACGTTGCTGGCGAAGTGGTGAGTTGCGGTCCTGAAGCAACTCGCTTTCGAGAAGGCGATCGAGTGTGGGGTAGCAACCAGGGACTGTTAGGCAGACAAGGAACGTTCGCTGAATACTCCGCTATCGATGAGTGCTGGCTCTATCCTACCCAGGACGATGTCAGCGATGAAGATGCGGCTGCCTGTGCCTTAGTCGGTATTACGGCCCATCTAGGATTGTTTCGCGATGCAAAACTCCAATCCGCGGAAAAAATATTTGTGCAAGGCGGCTCTGGCGGAGTGGGATCGATGGTCGTGCAAATGGCCAAAGCAATCGGTGCTCGTGTGATCACAACTGCTGGAAGTGCTGAAAAAGTTGCCATCTGCCGAGAACTCGGAGCGGATGTGGTTATCAACTATCGGGAGCAGGACGTCGTTGCAGAAACGCTCGAATTTGCACCACAAGGAGTCAATGTTGTTTGGGAAACAAAACGAGAACCGGATTTTGATCAACTCACATCGCTATTGGCCGAGCGAGGCCGGCTGATTTTAATGGCCGGACGGGATGCGCGACCCGAGTTTCCGGTCGGACCCTTCTATGTTAAAGGCTGCTCCTTACATGGCTTCGTCATGTTCAAAGCCACTCCAGAAGAACAACAGCATTGTGCCAAAGATATCAACCACTGGCTTGATCAGGGAGCGATTCGATCCCGCATCGGACATCGATTTCAATTGTCAGAAACAGCAGCAGCTCACACTCTCCAAGAAGCAAATACACTTCATCAGGCTGAAACGCTGGCAGGAAAAATCGTCTTGCGTCCCTAA
- a CDS encoding NAD(P)-dependent oxidoreductase yields MSLAGKTLFITGASRGIGKAIALRAARDGANVIVAAKTDKPHPRLPGTVHSAVDEIDAAGGTGMACVVDIRFEEQVEEAVGRTAEKFGGIDILVNNASAIFLAGTLDTPMKRFDLMHQVNVRGTYLCSQKCLPHLLSASNAHILNISPPLTMEQQWFAPHVAYTMAKYGMSQCVLGMSAEFKSKQIAVNALWPRTAIATAAVQNLLGGAEAMRCCRKPEIMADAAHWILTQDSSSCTGNFFVDDDVLQTAGITNLDQYAIDPTAELMPDFFL; encoded by the coding sequence ATGTCATTAGCGGGAAAAACATTGTTTATTACCGGAGCAAGCCGGGGCATTGGTAAGGCCATCGCATTACGAGCTGCCAGAGATGGTGCAAACGTCATCGTTGCCGCCAAGACAGATAAGCCACACCCTCGGCTACCTGGGACGGTCCATTCAGCCGTCGACGAAATCGACGCTGCAGGTGGAACGGGTATGGCCTGTGTTGTCGACATTCGTTTTGAAGAACAAGTCGAAGAGGCCGTCGGACGTACTGCGGAAAAATTTGGAGGCATCGACATCCTGGTTAATAATGCGAGTGCAATCTTCTTGGCCGGAACGCTCGATACGCCCATGAAACGCTTCGACCTCATGCATCAGGTCAATGTTCGCGGCACCTACCTTTGCTCTCAAAAGTGTTTGCCGCATCTCTTGTCGGCAAGCAATGCACATATCCTGAACATTTCGCCACCACTCACCATGGAACAACAATGGTTCGCTCCGCACGTTGCCTACACCATGGCAAAATACGGAATGAGTCAATGTGTGCTGGGCATGTCAGCCGAATTTAAATCGAAGCAAATCGCCGTGAATGCGCTCTGGCCTCGCACAGCAATCGCAACCGCAGCTGTACAAAATCTACTGGGAGGTGCTGAAGCGATGCGATGTTGCCGCAAACCAGAAATCATGGCCGACGCGGCTCATTGGATTCTGACGCAAGACAGCTCTTCATGTACGGGCAACTTCTTCGTCGATGATGACGTATTACAAACGGCCGGAATCACGAATTTGGATCAATATGCCATCGACCCAACTGCCGAGCTAATGCCAGATTTCTTTCTTTGA
- a CDS encoding methyltransferase domain-containing protein, producing the protein MNQSECSDWQIPPGVSRGVWDYTQADHIATDYDRYFADHQLMQLDLQIARQFIGLNRHVIDLGCGTGRALLPLVGEGRTGIAVDLSEQMLRVLQQKAVEDNLKIDCVRANVVDLSCFCDESVDDAICLFSTLGMIDNDSCRQACLNHVNRILRPGGVFILHVHNLWFNLFDPRGPGWLLQNLIRSRGQVQRGRGDRQYDYRSIRNFFLHVFTRFELNTLLHKAGFEVEQWNMIGAASHGRLRRPWLLPSLRARGWIVVGRKPNAD; encoded by the coding sequence ATGAATCAATCTGAATGTTCCGACTGGCAGATCCCGCCCGGCGTTTCTCGGGGCGTTTGGGACTATACGCAAGCCGATCACATCGCAACTGATTATGATCGCTATTTTGCCGATCACCAATTGATGCAGCTCGATCTGCAAATTGCGCGACAATTCATCGGCTTGAATCGGCACGTGATCGACCTAGGATGTGGAACGGGTCGAGCCCTCCTGCCGCTGGTTGGTGAAGGTCGAACGGGTATCGCGGTTGACCTTTCGGAACAGATGTTGCGTGTCTTGCAGCAAAAGGCAGTGGAAGACAATTTGAAGATCGATTGTGTCCGAGCTAATGTGGTTGATCTATCTTGCTTTTGCGATGAGTCGGTTGATGATGCAATCTGTCTGTTCAGCACACTTGGAATGATCGACAATGATAGCTGTCGACAGGCTTGCCTCAATCATGTGAATCGCATCTTGCGACCCGGCGGAGTCTTCATTCTTCATGTCCACAATCTGTGGTTCAATCTTTTTGATCCCCGAGGACCGGGTTGGCTGCTGCAAAATCTGATTCGCTCACGAGGTCAGGTGCAGCGAGGCCGAGGTGATCGCCAGTACGATTATCGGAGTATCCGTAATTTCTTTCTTCATGTTTTCACGCGATTCGAATTGAATACGCTCTTGCACAAAGCAGGTTTTGAAGTTGAACAATGGAACATGATAGGGGCGGCGAGTCATGGCCGACTACGACGGCCATGGCTGTTGCCGAGTTTGCGGGCCCGAGGTTGGATTGTCGTGGGCCGCAAGCCAAACGCAGATTAG
- the dgt gene encoding dNTP triphosphohydrolase, protein MKKTLHTQPDYAARESAYLADYAMHSIDTGGREQAETEHPYRGPFQRDRDRILHSAAFRRLSGKTQVFTGNMGDYHRTRLTHTMEVASIARTIGRTLQLNEDLIEAMALLHDIGHPPFGHAGEDTLNDCLESEGGFSHNRFALTLVTELERPYPTFPGLNLTREVLNGQVGRAMKQEVKQYPLLEAQVVDIADSITYDAHDVDDAVKLNLLSIQQLEDVPLISSCLQRIRDRFGVLKGKALRRTLVHELIDCQVSNVLAFSRSAIARHQFTSAVAAQQVERTVTTGTKMTEEKRALETFLYHRVYRHEQVVAGRHQAQQQLLEAFDILTTSPERLPIKFQDRMQTTGIRRAAADYLAGMTDQFFSRQHQVLSQS, encoded by the coding sequence ATGAAAAAAACCTTGCACACGCAGCCCGACTATGCGGCCCGCGAATCGGCCTACCTGGCCGACTATGCGATGCACAGCATTGACACTGGTGGTCGTGAGCAAGCCGAAACAGAACACCCCTATCGAGGCCCTTTTCAACGAGACCGAGACCGTATCCTGCATTCGGCCGCCTTTCGACGATTAAGCGGCAAGACACAGGTGTTTACCGGCAACATGGGCGATTACCATCGAACGCGACTCACCCACACGATGGAGGTCGCATCGATCGCCCGCACCATCGGACGCACCTTGCAACTGAATGAGGATTTGATCGAAGCGATGGCATTGCTTCACGATATTGGCCATCCCCCTTTCGGTCACGCAGGGGAGGACACATTGAACGATTGTCTTGAATCCGAAGGCGGATTTTCACACAATCGTTTTGCACTCACCTTAGTCACAGAACTCGAACGCCCCTACCCAACATTTCCTGGGTTAAATCTAACTCGCGAGGTCCTTAATGGCCAAGTGGGGCGCGCCATGAAGCAAGAAGTAAAACAATACCCTCTGCTGGAAGCTCAGGTCGTCGACATCGCAGACAGCATCACTTACGACGCCCACGATGTGGATGATGCCGTAAAGCTCAACCTGCTTTCTATTCAACAACTCGAGGACGTTCCATTAATTAGCAGTTGTCTGCAACGCATACGGGATCGATTCGGAGTGCTCAAAGGCAAGGCATTGCGACGAACGCTTGTCCATGAATTAATTGATTGCCAGGTGAGCAACGTGCTGGCTTTCAGTCGATCAGCGATTGCCCGTCATCAGTTCACCAGCGCGGTGGCTGCTCAGCAGGTGGAGCGGACGGTGACGACGGGCACGAAGATGACAGAAGAAAAACGGGCCTTGGAAACATTTCTTTATCATCGTGTCTATCGCCATGAACAAGTGGTGGCAGGCCGACATCAGGCACAACAACAATTGCTTGAAGCGTTTGATATTTTAACCACGTCTCCCGAGCGGTTGCCCATCAAGTTTCAAGATCGGATGCAAACAACAGGAATTCGACGTGCCGCGGCCGACTATCTCGCAGGCATGACCGATCAATTCTTCTCGCGACAGCACCAGGTGCTGAGCCAATCGTGA
- a CDS encoding PIN domain-containing protein, with amino-acid sequence MALFILRCAFLLVAIGLSVTFINSDSLVPADPEWSPFAVVLIVVGLACAVIILDLFIPRKRIETITAIYFGLLVGLFMTFIANIAMTPIVPEDYRTAIQLLLAMMLCYTCVSILIQTKDDFRFIIPYVEFAKEVKGIKPYILDTSVVIDGRIADVVDAGVLDNQLIMPRFVLAELQNIADSNDKLRRSRGRRGLDILNRLRTTPEIDLKIYDREHPEMASQPVDMKLVLLARRLEGKLVTGDYNLNKVARIHNVEVLNLNDLANALKPIFLPGEHLVVRVVKEGEESGQGVGYLDDGTMIVIEGGRPYVKETVKVDVTSVLQTSAGRMIFGRFEAAIEEPQKNKNAQES; translated from the coding sequence ATGGCACTGTTCATCCTCCGCTGCGCATTCCTGCTGGTCGCGATTGGCCTTTCAGTCACATTCATTAATTCTGATTCACTCGTGCCGGCAGATCCCGAATGGTCGCCGTTCGCCGTCGTGTTAATCGTGGTGGGTCTGGCCTGTGCCGTCATCATTCTGGATCTCTTCATTCCACGCAAGCGAATTGAGACGATTACGGCGATCTATTTCGGCCTGCTGGTCGGACTCTTCATGACCTTCATTGCCAACATCGCGATGACGCCAATCGTTCCGGAAGATTATCGCACCGCCATTCAATTGCTACTTGCAATGATGCTCTGCTACACGTGCGTCAGCATTTTAATTCAGACCAAAGATGACTTTCGATTCATCATTCCCTACGTCGAATTCGCCAAGGAAGTAAAAGGAATCAAGCCGTACATTCTCGATACAAGCGTCGTGATCGATGGTCGCATCGCGGATGTGGTCGACGCGGGGGTCCTGGACAACCAATTGATTATGCCCAGGTTTGTCTTGGCCGAATTGCAAAACATTGCCGACAGCAACGACAAACTCCGACGGAGTCGTGGGCGTCGCGGCTTGGATATTTTGAATCGACTAAGGACGACCCCTGAGATCGACCTGAAGATCTACGATCGCGAACATCCCGAGATGGCTTCGCAACCGGTTGATATGAAACTTGTCTTGCTCGCACGCCGCCTCGAAGGCAAGTTGGTGACCGGTGATTACAACCTCAACAAGGTGGCGAGAATTCACAACGTGGAAGTGCTGAATCTCAACGATTTAGCCAATGCGTTGAAACCCATTTTCCTCCCCGGCGAGCATTTAGTCGTACGAGTCGTCAAAGAGGGCGAGGAGAGTGGTCAGGGAGTCGGCTACTTGGACGACGGTACGATGATCGTGATCGAGGGTGGTCGCCCTTACGTGAAAGAGACCGTCAAAGTTGACGTCACCAGTGTTTTGCAAACGAGTGCAGGACGGATGATCTTTGGCCGGTTCGAAGCCGCGATAGAGGAACCCCAGAAAAACAAAAACGCTCAAGAGAGTTAG